ccaaTATTGTTAGGAAAACGATTCCTGATAAGTAAAAACTATAAAATACTTCACacgtcgaaaaagaaaacgcgtCATAGAGACGAAAGTGAACTAGAATAATGGCAGCTGGAAATACCTGAGCGCCAAAAATTGAAAGCGTTGCCAGATTGtgttttcgattattttttaaataccagcAATAAATggagtaaaaatgaaattaccggaaaaaaattgcaaattaaaagaaaacaatgacaattttcatttggagattttaaatttactgtATTCAATCTGTTTCAACTGAATTGGGTAGGGCAGGTACAACGTAAGTTTCAGTAAGGCAATTACGAAATCCAATTACAGCTTTTTTCATGATATCACTTGCACTGAATGCAACAAGAGTCGATGACAAGCCAACGCATTTTGTAGACTGTCCAggtaaattacaaaaatgtagGGATTCTAAACATTTTGGAGCGGGAGAATACTTTTCTTTAGAGATGGACCCCATGATTCGACCGAGTAAGAAAACGTCTCCCGTAGCATCATGAGCTTCCAAATTGAAGGAAACAATTTCTTCGATGATAAAGAACACATCATTTTTCATGTAAGCGCAATAGTTAATCCGTTTTGGTGAACGAGTGTAACTCGTAGTTGTGAATATTGCTTTCTTTCCAAAAAGAAGTCTTTTGTAAGAGTAATAGCTTTTGATGTTTAAAGGCGCCAGCTCACGTACGGaagagaaataattttgaatcgCGGATTGGCATTCTTTGCTTGctaattttttcttcggaACTCCAAGAACTTTCAAATTAAAGACGGACGAGTCAATATCTAATGAACTGAGTAAATCATGGTGAGAAATGTTGAGAAAGTCTTTAAGCAGTACTGATTTGTTTTGCGGCAAGTTGTACTTTAACATTAGAGTAATTGCATCCGAACGTAAAGCTTTTTTCATGAGAAGATTTTTCACCATTTGCTCTGGTACGCACTGTGTCCCATTAGTCGATGACACCAAAACGCCATTGAACCACTCTGGAATGAAGGTCGACCAGCTCCAAATGCATCCCCAATTTAGCGTAGCACGAGCTAAATGCGTTATCAAGTGGAAATTGAAACGCATGTTTTGATGTCCATATAAAACTTCAGCTTCACGAACGAAgtgttgaaaaaggaaatccaCTTCTTGAACGAGGTTAACTGTTACCTCCTCTTGTAACAAAACTTGAATTCCATATGTGAGGCACAGAAAGTGATCGAAATACACCTTCGGCAGGAGGTCTTCAAGCGCTAAGAAGTAGTACAAAGCAAAAGCTCTGAAGTTGGATGCTTTCCACTGACCTATATCAGACAATGAGCTGGACGTCCGTGTTATCTCATAAGGTGGCTTCATTTGCTTCAGACGAgcatctaaatttttttttttttttcatccaagTACCAAggttgtttaaaatatttggtCAAAGTCCATAAGTCCACCAGAAATTTAATTCCTCCTTGGCAGACACAATGCAGATAATCCGGTACTTGCGCCTCGACGTAATCAAAATCCAAAAGAGCCAAAAATGGAGAAGGGCCTTTAATTCCGTGGAGGCGTTTCCCGTTACCCAGAACAGTCTGTATGAAAATACAAATTCGATATAGGAATGTACATCTTGTAAATAACAGtattaaattgaaataccATCAGATCACGTTCGTGCTGTTCAATAGTTCTCGGTGCAAAAGTAGGATTTGAGGTCAGATCGGGGTATACTCTTGTACTTCCACGGCCAATTTTAACCATCTCTCCTGcaaaggaaaataatgaaacaattttagaAGATTTCAATCACGCACATATGACTGAATTCTTACCAGGATGAAGACAAAAATCGCATCCACACTCTCCTCGGAAAGTGGAACCATTTAGAAAAACACTGCGTGCCATGGAATCTGTTGTGAGAATTAATGGCTTCACCAAATAAGTTCGTTGATTGAACTGCACTCCTTTGGTCCCAAGCTGCTGGAGTTCCGATATTGAGGCTTCAAGGAAAGGTCCACTTGGGGGCTTTTTGTTACCGTACCATAAGGCGAATAAGAGAATATTTGATCTTCTTAACCAGTAAGGGAGTTCGTTAGGTACTCCCATAAATGcccaaaaagtaaatttgctTGTTTTGTGACACTCAGCTCCGTCTGTGTTAAGTTGCAGAGTGATGTAACTGATGAGCTCATCAGTGATTCTAACTTTGTCTCGATACAAGTCTCCAGTTTGAATATCTCCTCTTGTTTTCCCGTCACAGTGGTTCTGCTTATCATCAACCCTTTTAGCTGCGCCACTCTCCAACAAATACTGAATTTGTTGCTCGATAGATAGCACTAAAAAAtagcaattttttgtttccttgcTAAAGCGATGGCCACATGGCTGTGAAGCTAAAGGTACACCATCGGCACCAGTTTTCAGTACAGTATCGCagtttttttcattgcatACAAAGATCTTCTTAGTTGGTTGTATAACCTTATCATATTTTTCTGCACACTTGGCTGCACTTGTCATTTCTTCGACAGTTGATCCAGTAAACAATTTCAGAATTCTCAGATGATCCTTGAACGCAGCATTAGATAGTCTATGTTTCAGTTTATATGCCAAGCAAACTAAAGCAAGGTAATTGCCACGATCACAGTCTTTCAGGCCTTCCAATAACATTCAATTTTATGGTATTAGAATGTGAGatatcaacaaataataaactaa
The window above is part of the Daphnia pulex isolate KAP4 chromosome 3, ASM2113471v1 genome. Proteins encoded here:
- the LOC124190247 gene encoding uncharacterized protein LOC124190247, whose product is MKPPYEITRTSSSLSDIGQWKASNFRAFALYYFLALEDLLPKVYFDHFLCLTYGIQVLLQEEVTVNLVQEVDFLFQHFVREAEVLYGHQNMRFNFHLITHLARATLNWGCIWSWSTFIPEWFNGVLVSSTNGTQCVPEQMVKNLLMKKALRSDAITLMLKYNLPQNKSVLLKDFLNISHHDLLSSLDIDSSVFNLKVLGVPKKKLASKECQSAIQNYFSSVRELAPLNIKSYYSYKRLLFGKKAIFTTTSYTRSPKRINYCAYMKNDVFFIIEEIVSFNLEAHDATGDVFLLGRIMGSISKEKYSPAPKCLESLHFCNLPGQSTKCVGLSSTLVAFSASDIMKKAVIGFRNCLTETYVVPALPNSVETD
- the LOC124189940 gene encoding uncharacterized protein LOC124189940; this translates as MLLEGLKDCDRGNYLALVCLAYKLKHRLSNAAFKDHLRILKLFTGSTVEEMTSAAKCAEKYDKVIQPTKKIFVCNEKNCDTVLKTGADGVPLASQPCGHRFSKETKNCYFLVLSIEQQIQYLLESGAAKRVDDKQNHCDGKTRGDIQTGDLYRDKVRITDELISYITLQLNTDGAECHKTSKFTFWAFMGVPNELPYWLRRSNILLFALWYGNKKPPSGPFLEASISELQQLGTKGVQFNQRTYLVKPLILTTDSMARSVFLNGSTFRGECGCDFCLHPGEMVKIGRGSTRVYPDLTSNPTFAPRTIEQHERDLMTVLGNGKRLHGIKGPSPFLALLDFDYVEAQVPDYLHCVCQGGIKFLVDLWTLTKYFKQPWYLDEKKKKI